One Athene noctua chromosome 30, bAthNoc1.hap1.1, whole genome shotgun sequence genomic region harbors:
- the MCRS1 gene encoding microspherule protein 1 isoform X1 produces the protein MASGATSRSEDEESLAGQKRGSAQASGAIPKRRSSSRFIKRKKFDDELVESSLAKSSSRAKGAGGVEPGRCSGSEPSSSEKKKVSKSVSAPVAPSPVPTPGLAKRMKKSKQPLQVTKDLGRWKPADDLLLINAVLQTNDLTSVHLGVKFSCRFNLREIQERWYALLYDPIISKLACQAMRQLHPEAIAAIQSKVLFSKAEEQLLNKVGSTSQPTLDTFQELLHKHPDVFYPSRTAKALQLHWQLMKQYYLLDDQTVQPLPKGDQVLNFSDAEDMLDDSKLKDVRDEVLEHELTVADRRQKREIRQLEQELHKWQVLVDSITGMSSPDFDSQTLAVLRGRMVRYLMRSREITLGRATKDNQIDVDLALEGPAWKISRKQGVIKLKNNGDFFIANEGRRPIYIDGRPVLGGNKWKLNNNSVVEIASLRFVFLINQDLITLIKAEAAKLAQQ, from the exons ATGGCGTCGGGCGCGACGAGCCGCTCCGAGGACGAGGAGTCGCTGGCGGGGCAGAAGCGGGGCTCGGCCCAGGCCTCGGGCGCCATCCCCAAGCGCCGCAGCTCCTCGCG GTTCATCAAGCGGAAGAAGTTTGACGATGAGCTGGTAGAGAGCAGCCTGGCCAAGTCCTCCAGCCGGGCCAAAGGCGCCGGCGGGGTCGAGCCCGGGCGCTGCTCGGGCAGTGAACCTTCCTCCAGCGAGAAGAAGAAG GTCTCCAAGTCCGTGTCCGCCCCCGTCGCGCCCAGCCCGGTGCCGACCCCCGGCCTCGCCAAGCGGATGAAGAAGAGCAAACAGCCCCTGCAGGTGACGAAGGACCTGGGCCGCTGGAAACCCGCCGACGACCTTCTGCTTATCAACGCTGTGCTGCAG ACCAACGACTTGACCTCGGTGCACTTGGGCGTGAAGTTCAGCTGCCGCTTCAACCTGCGGGAGATCCAGGAGCGCTGGTACGCGCTGCTCTACGACCCCATCATCTCCAA ACTGGCCTGCCAGGCCATGCGGCAGCTGCACCCCGAGGCCATCGCCGCCATCCAGAGCAAAGTGCTCTTCAGCAAAGCCGAGGAGCAGCTGCTGAACAAGGTGGGATCG ACCAGCCAGCCCACCCTCGACACCTTCCAGGAGCTGCTCCACAAACACCCCGACGTTTTCTACCCCTCCCGCACGGCCAAGGCGCTGCAGCTGCACTGGCAGCTCATGAAGCAGTATTACCTGCTGGACGACCAGACCG TGCAGCCGCTGCCCAAGGGGGACCAAGTCCTGAATTTCTCTGACGCCGAGGACATGCTTGACGACAGCAAACTGAA gGACGTGCGGGACGAGGTGCTGGAACACG agcTGACCGTGGCCGACCGGCGCCAGAAGCGGGAGATCCggcagctggagcaggagctgcacaAGTGGCAGGTGCTGGTTGACAGCATCACGG GCATGAGCTCCCCGGACTTCGACAGCCAGACCCTGGCGGTGCTGCGGGGCCGGATGGTTCGGTACCTCATGCGCTCCCGGGAG ATCACGCTGGGCAGAGCCACCAAGGACAACCAGATCGACGTGGACCTGGCGCTGGAGGGACCGGCCTGGAAGATCTCCCGCaagcagg GCGTCATCAAGCTGAAAAACAACGGGGATTTCTTCATCGCTAACGAGGGCCGACGCCCCATCTACATCGACGGGCGCCCGGTGCTGGGCGGCAACAAGTGGAAACTGAACAACAACTCGGTGGTGGAG atcGCCAGCCTGCGCTTCGTCTTCCTCATCAACCAGGACCTCATCACCCTCATCAAGGCGGAGGCGGCCAAGCTGGCCCAGCAGTAa
- the MCRS1 gene encoding microspherule protein 1 isoform X2 — protein MRQLHPEAIAAIQSKVLFSKAEEQLLNKVGSTSQPTLDTFQELLHKHPDVFYPSRTAKALQLHWQLMKQYYLLDDQTVQPLPKGDQVLNFSDAEDMLDDSKLKDVRDEVLEHELTVADRRQKREIRQLEQELHKWQVLVDSITGMSSPDFDSQTLAVLRGRMVRYLMRSREITLGRATKDNQIDVDLALEGPAWKISRKQGVIKLKNNGDFFIANEGRRPIYIDGRPVLGGNKWKLNNNSVVEIASLRFVFLINQDLITLIKAEAAKLAQQ, from the exons ATGCGGCAGCTGCACCCCGAGGCCATCGCCGCCATCCAGAGCAAAGTGCTCTTCAGCAAAGCCGAGGAGCAGCTGCTGAACAAGGTGGGATCG ACCAGCCAGCCCACCCTCGACACCTTCCAGGAGCTGCTCCACAAACACCCCGACGTTTTCTACCCCTCCCGCACGGCCAAGGCGCTGCAGCTGCACTGGCAGCTCATGAAGCAGTATTACCTGCTGGACGACCAGACCG TGCAGCCGCTGCCCAAGGGGGACCAAGTCCTGAATTTCTCTGACGCCGAGGACATGCTTGACGACAGCAAACTGAA gGACGTGCGGGACGAGGTGCTGGAACACG agcTGACCGTGGCCGACCGGCGCCAGAAGCGGGAGATCCggcagctggagcaggagctgcacaAGTGGCAGGTGCTGGTTGACAGCATCACGG GCATGAGCTCCCCGGACTTCGACAGCCAGACCCTGGCGGTGCTGCGGGGCCGGATGGTTCGGTACCTCATGCGCTCCCGGGAG ATCACGCTGGGCAGAGCCACCAAGGACAACCAGATCGACGTGGACCTGGCGCTGGAGGGACCGGCCTGGAAGATCTCCCGCaagcagg GCGTCATCAAGCTGAAAAACAACGGGGATTTCTTCATCGCTAACGAGGGCCGACGCCCCATCTACATCGACGGGCGCCCGGTGCTGGGCGGCAACAAGTGGAAACTGAACAACAACTCGGTGGTGGAG atcGCCAGCCTGCGCTTCGTCTTCCTCATCAACCAGGACCTCATCACCCTCATCAAGGCGGAGGCGGCCAAGCTGGCCCAGCAGTAa